A genome region from Hevea brasiliensis isolate MT/VB/25A 57/8 chromosome 9, ASM3005281v1, whole genome shotgun sequence includes the following:
- the LOC131183086 gene encoding uncharacterized protein LOC131183086 encodes MARLDPHSSTFERSYRCYPVSFIDKTHVEKGDKIIMPPSALDHLASLHIDYPMLFELRNPSVERVTHCGVLEFIADEGLFVLYFQMMENMLLQEGDIVQLKNASLTKGTYVKLQPHTKDFLDISNPKAILETSLRNYSCLTTGDTIMVAYNNKKYYIDIVETKPCSAISIIETDCEVDFAPPLDYKEPEKPAPSPRSNKTPPEVEEEPAKKMPKFSPFTGVARRLDGKLSALATASANNLKQSPQEVGKDSSSSKPSNSASCSHSGKLVFGSNVNQPRSGTPKNAPNKSSQEAPQKVEERKFQAFTGKKYSLKE; translated from the exons ATG GCTCGGCTAGACCCCCACAGTTCAACGTTTGAACGGAGTTATCGCTGTTACCCTGTCTCTTTCATTGATAAG ACACATGTGGAAAAGGGCGATAAAA TTATTATGCCTCCCTCAGCTCTTGATCACCTTG CTTCTTTGCACATTGACTACCCAATGCTTTTTGAACTCCGAAATCCATCTGTTGAGCGAGTTACACATTGTGGGGTTctagaatttattgctgatgagg GCTTATTTGTGTTATACTTTCAGATGATGGAAAACATGCTCCTGCAAGAGGGAGACATTGTGCAATTAAAAAATGCCAGCCTCACAAAGGGAACTTATGTAAAGCTGCAGCCCCACACTAAGGACTTCTTAGATATCTCCAACCCCAAAGCAAT CTTAGAGACTTCATTGAGGAACTACTCTTGTTTAACAACTGGTGATACAATAATGGTTGCTTATAACAACAAGAAGTACTACATTGACATAGTTGAAACAAAACCATGCTCTGCAATCAGTATTATTGAAACAGACTGTGAGGTAGATTTTGCTCCGCCTCTTGACTATAAAGAACCTGAAAAGCCAGCTCCATCTCCTAGGTCAAATAAGACACCACCTGAAG TTGAAGAAGAGCCAGCCAAAAAGATGCCAAAGTTCAGTCCATTCACTGGAGTAGCAAGACGTTTGGATGGAAAACTATCAGCACTAGCAACTGCATCAGCTAACAATCTGAAACAGAGCCCTCAAGAGGTTGGGAAAGATAGTAGTAGCTCCAAGCCATCAAACTCTGCATCTTGTTCACACTCTGGGAAGCTCGTCTTTGGTTCAAATGTAAACCAACCCCGAAGTGGAACACCAAAG AATGCCCCAAATAAGAGCAGTCAAGAGGCACCTCAGAAGGTTGAAGAACGTAAATTTCAAGCATTCACAGGGAAAAAGTATTCTTTGAAAgaatga
- the LOC131183084 gene encoding uncharacterized protein C24B11.05-like isoform X2: MAYEDQYQQSLLLKYDTLLFDVDDTLYPLSTGFSKECAKNIEEYMVQKLGIPENKASQLNQELYKSYGTSMAGLKAIGYDFDNDEYHSFVHGRLPYEKLKPDHVLRSLLLSLPVRKVIFSNADKAHVAKTLSKLGLEDCFERIICFETLNPSGKTSTSFDDKNELQLGSEMLEISDHSCQSDIGSILPKTPIVCKPFENAFEQAFKLANINPQRTIFFDDSIRNIQTGKQMGLRTVLVGKSNRISGADYVLDSIHNMKEALPELWEANSKKSETTKYIASVSIETSVTA, encoded by the exons ATGGCATATGAAGATCAATACCAGCAATCCCTGCTGCTAAAATATGACACTCTTCTCTTTG ACGTGGATGATACCCTGTATCCCTTAAGCACTGGTTTCTCGAAGGAATGCGCCAAGAACATTGAAG AATATATGGTTCAGAAGCTTGGTATTCCAGAAAATAAAGCCTCTCAATTGAATCAAGAATTGTACAAGAGCTATGGAACCTCAATGGCGGGTCTCAAG gcTATTGGCTATGATTTTGACAACGATGAATATCACAG CTTTGTTCATGGAAGATTACCTTATGAGAAGCTGAAGCCTGACCATGTTCTAAGGAGTCTTCTGCTTAGCTTGCCTGTCCGTAAAGTT ATATTCTCAAATGCTGATAAAGCCCATGTGGCTAAAACTCTAAGCAAGCTTGGATTGGAGGACTGTTTTGAGAGGATTATATGCTTCGAGACCCTTAATCCCAGTGGCAAAACCAGTACTAGTTTTGATGATAAAAATGAGCTTCAACTTGGAAGTGAAATGCTTGAAATCTCTGATCATTCTTGTCAATCTGATATTGGTTCAATACTTCCTAAAACTCCAATCGTCTGCAAACCATTTGAAAATGCATTTGAACAGGCCTTTAAATTGGCTAACATCAATCCTCAAAGAACA atattcttTGATGATAGCATCCGGAACATACAGACAGGAAAGCAAATGGGACTCAGGACTGTGTTG GTGGGCAAATCGAATCGAATTTCGGGGGCTGATTATGTTCTTGACAGCATCCACAATATGAAGGAAGCACTGCCAGAACTCTGGGAAGCAAATAGCAAGAAGTCAGAAACTACAAAATATATAGCAAGTGTTTCAATTGAAACATCTGTGACAGCCTAA
- the LOC131183084 gene encoding uncharacterized protein C24B11.05-like isoform X1, whose translation MRLHNHQFNMAYEDQYQQSLLLKYDTLLFDVDDTLYPLSTGFSKECAKNIEEYMVQKLGIPENKASQLNQELYKSYGTSMAGLKAIGYDFDNDEYHSFVHGRLPYEKLKPDHVLRSLLLSLPVRKVIFSNADKAHVAKTLSKLGLEDCFERIICFETLNPSGKTSTSFDDKNELQLGSEMLEISDHSCQSDIGSILPKTPIVCKPFENAFEQAFKLANINPQRTIFFDDSIRNIQTGKQMGLRTVLVGKSNRISGADYVLDSIHNMKEALPELWEANSKKSETTKYIASVSIETSVTA comes from the exons ATG AGACTTCATAATCACCAATTCAACATGGCATATGAAGATCAATACCAGCAATCCCTGCTGCTAAAATATGACACTCTTCTCTTTG ACGTGGATGATACCCTGTATCCCTTAAGCACTGGTTTCTCGAAGGAATGCGCCAAGAACATTGAAG AATATATGGTTCAGAAGCTTGGTATTCCAGAAAATAAAGCCTCTCAATTGAATCAAGAATTGTACAAGAGCTATGGAACCTCAATGGCGGGTCTCAAG gcTATTGGCTATGATTTTGACAACGATGAATATCACAG CTTTGTTCATGGAAGATTACCTTATGAGAAGCTGAAGCCTGACCATGTTCTAAGGAGTCTTCTGCTTAGCTTGCCTGTCCGTAAAGTT ATATTCTCAAATGCTGATAAAGCCCATGTGGCTAAAACTCTAAGCAAGCTTGGATTGGAGGACTGTTTTGAGAGGATTATATGCTTCGAGACCCTTAATCCCAGTGGCAAAACCAGTACTAGTTTTGATGATAAAAATGAGCTTCAACTTGGAAGTGAAATGCTTGAAATCTCTGATCATTCTTGTCAATCTGATATTGGTTCAATACTTCCTAAAACTCCAATCGTCTGCAAACCATTTGAAAATGCATTTGAACAGGCCTTTAAATTGGCTAACATCAATCCTCAAAGAACA atattcttTGATGATAGCATCCGGAACATACAGACAGGAAAGCAAATGGGACTCAGGACTGTGTTG GTGGGCAAATCGAATCGAATTTCGGGGGCTGATTATGTTCTTGACAGCATCCACAATATGAAGGAAGCACTGCCAGAACTCTGGGAAGCAAATAGCAAGAAGTCAGAAACTACAAAATATATAGCAAGTGTTTCAATTGAAACATCTGTGACAGCCTAA
- the LOC131168800 gene encoding uncharacterized protein C24B11.05-like, whose amino-acid sequence MEYEENQPVALEKYDCLLFDLDETLYPNSSGLAQHVTKNIEEYMIQKLRIEESQVPELCVSLYKYYGTTLAGLRAIGYKFDYDDFHNFVHGKLPYDILKPDLVLRNLLHSVPVRKVVFTNADKNHAERVLNRLGLEDCFEGVICFETLNNTNKGNNPVEEDENAVFDINEYRAALNAGIALPRSPVVCKPFEEAFDQVFKIACINPQRTLFFDDSIRNLQTGKQLGLNTVWVGSSHRTEGVDYALESIHNIKEALPELWEANEKSEDVRYSGKVAIETSVKA is encoded by the exons ATGGAGTATGAAGAGAACCAACCAGTGGCTCTGGAGAAGTACGATTGTCTCCTTTTTG ATTTAGATGAGACGCTCTATCCTAACAGTTCTGGTTTGGCTCAACATGTCACCAAGAATATTGAAG AGTATATGATTCAAAAGCTCCGCATTGAGGAAAGTCAAGTCCCAGAATTGTGTGTTTCCTTGTACAAGTATTATGGGACAACATTGGCTGGTCTCAGG GCTATTGGGTATAAGTTCGACTATGATGACTTCCATAA TTTTGTTCATGGAAAATTACCCTATGATATCCTAAAGCCTGACCTTGTTCTTAGAAATCTTTTACACAGTGTGCCTGTTCGGAAAGTT GTTTTCACCAATGCTGATAAGAATCATGCTGAGAGGGTCCTCAATAGACTTGGGTTAGAGGACTGCTTTGAAGGAGTTATATGCTTTGAGACCTTGAATAACACTAACAAAGGAAATAATCCCGTTGAAGAGGATgaaaatgcagtttttgacatcaATGAATATAGGGCTGCTCTGAATGCTGGTATTGCACTTCCAAGGTCACCAGTTGTCTGCAAACCATTTGAAGAGGCATTTGACCAGGTGTTTAAGATTGCCTGCATCAACCCTCAAAGAACG TTGTTCTTCGATGACAGCATCCGTAATTTACAGACTGGGAAACAGCTGGGCCTCAACACTGTGTGG GTAGGCTCTTCCCATCGCACTGAAGGTGTAGACTATGCACTTGAGAGCATCCACAATATCAAGGAAGCACTGCCGGAGCTCTGGGAGGCTAATGAGAAGTCTGAAGATGTGAGGTATTCAGGGAAGGTTGCCATTGAGACTTCAGTTAAGGCATAG